ATCAAACGTAGATAGTAATCCATGTCCCGCAAGCAGGTTGCAGTCATTTCCCGACCGTAAGCATTTCCCCCAGGAGAAACGATGTCCGGTCGCCTTTGGAACAGTTGACTTCCAGCTTGTTTGATAATGCCTTCTCGATTAGCTGTCAGCGCTTGAGCAAGGCGCAGCCGGCGATCGCCACTCTGGGCTAAGATCTTAATCTGCTCCAATTCGCCAGGGGTAGGATAGCGAGTTTCTGCGTCTGCGTTAACAATCAACTTCTTGACAATACTCATGAATGGATTCCTTTAAAGAAATGAGAGCGAATTTATTCAAACCATCACGATTCAATGTAAATATTAGGTCTATACTTTTTGTTGACTTAAACCTAATAGGGCGATCGCTTCTTTCTATTCAGTGCATTTTATTTCCTATTTTGAAATCTGAATATCTGACTAAATTCGGTTTACACCAAGGAGCGAAAAATCTCTAGTAAGGAGTTGCGGGCTTCAGAACGCGGTATGGCTGCCCTGAAGTACTAACCACATTAGGATGACAGCTTGAACCTGACTCAGTAAGTCGTGTAGTTTCTCACCCTCGCGAAAAACGAAGTATGAATCCCTTCGGCTTGATATCCCGATCTGGGTAGTCCTTTAAGTCAGTCCAAGAGTGTATATGAGGATATCAGCTCTATCTGTTGATGTTCATATAGAATATCGCTACCGAGCCACCAATGCAGATTGTCTCGAATTTTATTTTGTAGTGATGTCTTGAGATTAGAAATAGCTCCAAGAATTAGTTAAATTTAACTGTGTATTAATTTGTTAAGCTCGAAAGGTTCATGACAGCTTATTTGTCAGTGAAGCTGACCTAGCCAACGGCAAAGGCGCGATCGCGGTCAGCATCATTACAGGGTAACTGCTAACTTATAGAAGATTCCAGAAGTGAAGAAAGCCTTGACTAGAAAATACTTCAATTAAGATGACAGACAAAAAACCAATCATTGCTAAACGACCGTTCCAAATTTCAGATTGGGGAGTAAATCCCCAAAGCCAAGCATTGCGATCTTTAAGCGAAGAAGAAGTAAGATTTGTGTTAGCAGACATAGTTAATACTCCAATTTTTGTTAGCGATTTGCTCGGTGATGTAAAGTCATTACTATTTCTTGGTTTTCAGCAAACCAAAATCTTGCTCTATTTGCCAATCCTTTTTCAGAATTCCTTTGTATATCATGTTCTGAATTATCATGTGCTTGTACTGCAAAATCGATAACTCTTGAGCTTGTTCGCGAGACATTTGCCTTACTCGGTCGGCGAAACTTCTGAAGCTAAATTCCTGCTCTAAAGTTAATTCGCTAGTTCGATCCATCGCTGCCTCCCGTACCCAATTTAGGGTGAAAACTGTCAGCCAATGTTGCATTAGGAGCTAGAAATCTAAATCTGAAATCAATCGACTCCTAATGTTAACGACTTGCCAAAAGCAAAGGCAGTTAACGGAATTGACGTAGCGATCGCAACAGTAAAGACATCTTGGAAAGCATTACAACATTACTCTCCAGATATGGGATACTCAGATAGAAAATCGACTCTTTAATCGGATAGATATCGCACGTACCTTGGCGATTAGAGGCACACAGAGCTATTTCTCCTACTTTTCACCTCGCACAATCAATGTAACATACTATTTACATATTTAGATACTTAGAGCTGATTGTGATGTTGCTTCTACCTTTACCAACAACTCTGCATCGATCGCGTAGAAGTACGTTACACCCTGCCATTATAAGGATTACTCCCGATTGAGAACATTTCGCAGCTCAATCGGTTCCAGCATTCGGAATGGGATTTTATAATGTCGATCGACCCTTGCCAAGTAGCGGCTCGGCTCGTACAATTCCCAGAAACAATATGTTATCTTCCGGTAGAGACGCAAAATTTTGCGTCTCTCAGCCGAACTAGATATTAAAGTTGGGCGGTAAGATAATGCGATCGACAATGTGAACCACACCATTGCTAGCCGGAATATCTGCTTGGGTTACGGTAGCATCATTGACTTTCACAGAGTTAGCAGTTTGGTCAACTTGAACGTTGACATTTGCACCTTCTACCGTTTTCACGTCTCCCGATTGCAGTTGATTGGCACTCACTTGACCAGGGACGACATGGTAAAAAAGAATCTGGGCAAGCTGTTGGCGATTTTCTGGTTGTAGCAGGCGTTGTCGAGTTTCTGCGGGAAGGGCATTGAAGGCAGCATCCGAGGGTGCGAACACCGTATATGGACCCTGAAGTTCTAAGACTTCGTTAGCATCTGTTTCATCAATGACAGAAGCAAGGGTTTTTAGTGAAGGATTTGCTTGCACTACATCAACGACATGATTATCATCTGCCTCTGCTTGCCCAGCAGGAGGGGTTGTAGTTCTTGGTGTCGTGCCTGGTGTTGGCTCAATTGGGGATGTTGTAGCACCTGGGGATGGCTCAGTCGCGGTCGGAGGGTTCTGTGCTGTTTGTTGTGGTTCGCAAGCAGCGATGACTGGGAGAATCATCAAACCTGCCGCGAGTCCTGCTAATTTTTTCATCGTGTGAGTACGATTTTGAACCTTCATCCGCTCTATCCTCTGTTTTTGAAATTAAATTTTTCCGAATGTTAAATTAAGAGCGCAAATTCTCTGGAATTTTTTCTGGTACAGTCCACAAGTAAATCGTTCTGCCGTCTATCTGCTCGACTCTTTCGGGTTTCCAGTCACCCATGCCATAGTTATGAGAAACAATGCGAGTTCCTGGCTTTAGTTCTTGCAACAACTTGGGACGCAGTTTGAGATTGTTCTCTGTCAATAAATAAAGCGTCACGACTGTGGCTTCGCTCATGTCCGTTTGAAACAAGTCTTGCTGGCTAAACTGGACGCGATCGCTGACTCCTACTGTTTTTGCATTCCGCTCTGCCTCTTGAACCAGTTGAGGGTCGATCTCTATACCAATTCCCCTGGCTCCGTATCTTTGAGCAGCAGTTATGGGAATTCCTCCATCTCCGCTACCAAGGTCGTAAATCACGTCATTCTTACCGACATTTGCCAGTTTCAGCATTGCATCTACAACAGGCTGAGGTGTTGGTACGTAAGGGACATCCAGTTGCCGTTGTAGAACTCAAACGCCAGGATTGAACTCTGTTTGGGGTTCTGTACCAAATCGACGCTGTTGCTTGCATCCGACAAATAATCAGCTACCAATACTGATACTGATGGCGAGTAGCCGTAGCATCTGTCGTTGCTGCATAGTTGATTTTCCTCCTAGCGCAATCGATTTACTACAACAGAAGAACTTTACGGTTTGGCAGGGGGTACAGGTGAACGTACCTGTGCAGGAGACGTAGCGCGATCGCGCCCAGAATTGCAGTTAAGGCTAAACTGAAGAATGCTCCTTGCTTCATAGTTGCTTGCTTTCAATATCCTGCTTCTAGTTTTCAAACCAAAAATGATGCCAACATGACAACTCGACAGTTCTTACAATCCTTCAAAGTTGTAACCAACACCGATCGTCAGTCCTACACTAGTACTGTCAAAGAAGCCGACATTCACACCAGCATTTGCTGTCAGTCGATCGCCAATTGGTACGTCAGCACCAGCAGTGAGCATTGGTCCTACATCGCTGTTGTCTCCTGTGGCGATCGCTAAACCACCTCCTACGTAAGGTGCGAAACTAGAGATTGCTTCTGTCGCTGCTCCTGTAGGTTGCACGGTAAAGTCATAAGTAATTGGAATCAGAAAGGTAGTGTCATCCCCAATGACAACAGCAGGACGAGCAGAGACAGCTTCGGTGAATCCGATTTTGCTGATAACTGTGAAGTTACCGATACCCAAAGCCGTGTCGCCACCGCCCAGACCGATGTTACCGCCAACTCCAACATAGCTGGAACCACCACGAGTAGCTCTACCTGGTTCAATTGCACCTGGAGTGGGCTGAGTTGGTGTAGTCTGAGTTGGTGTAGTTGCAGGTGGTTGTGTAGTTGGGGTAGTCGGTTGAGTGCTGGGATATGTCGGCTCAGTAGTAGGAGTTGTGGGTTGAGTCGTAGGATAAGTAGGGTCAACTTGAGCTACTACAGAATTTGTAGGTTCATGTCTCAGTGCAGCCGCTGAAGTTGAAACTTTCGTATTTTCTGCGTTGTTACTAGCAGTCTGAGCTTGAGCTGACAGTCCGCCTGCCAATACAGCTACGGTGGCGATCGCGATGATAGTAGAAATCTGCTGAATAGGTTTGGTGTTCACGAGCGGTCCCTCAAATGTTTCCAGAAGTAGCTAACAGTGCCATTAACTATGGCAACTGATTTGAAAATTACCTGACTTTTTGTTTAGCTATCTTTAGCATCACGAACAAAAATGATGAGAAAATGACAACAAATGATAAAGATTTCAGTTTTTAGAATATTTGATGAGCCATGAAATGAGGAGTGTGAAGCTCTAATCTTATTTTTAAGTTTTGACTTGTCTTCGCCAGAAAAAATCTCTAACACCAGATATATGTCTTTAGAGACGCGAGGGTAATTTATGTTTACTTCTCGCTCAGATTCGACCACAGTAATATTCAAGATAATTCTTTAGAACGGGTTTTAAAACTCCCTTTCTCAAGATAAAGATATAGAAAAATTTAAGTTTCGATTTCTGTCTAAAGATTGTGGTAAGCGGCTCGGAATTGAGTCTAGTAGTATACAAGTAAAAGACTTGAAGAGAACGAATATGAAACTAAAACCTTTGTTCGGTATTGCCATGACAGCGTAGCAAAGAATCTCAGCAGGAAACACCCACTGACGTTGCTGAAGAGCGTACCGTAGGGAATTGCAGTGCCAAACAATTGTACGAACCACGCACCGAGGTAATAGCGGCTAAGCGCAAAGCGCGATTGCTCTTGGTGCGATCGCAAGAGAAGTGCGAAGTACGGGATCTTTGAGCATATTTCAGGATTCCGACGAATTAACCAACGAATTGGTTATCTTCAACGACAATTACCGGAATCGGACTCGATTCTAGTACTGCTTGGGAAACCGAACCGACTAAAACTTCATCCCAAGCTCGATGTCCCCGTTTACCGATGACAATCTCAGCCACTCCATATTCTCGCGCCACTCGAACAATAGTCTCTGGAACCGAGCCTTCTAGGGTGATGAATTGATGGCGGATATCTGCTAAAAGACGTTGGGCTTTTTCTTTGAGCAATGCCACTTTTTGAGAATCTTGCCTGCGGATGACGTGCAACACGATCGCTTCACTATCGCTCCGACGGGCAAGTTCTGCGGCTTTTGTTAGCACTTGAGCGGCTAAGGGGGAGGTATCCACGACTGCTAAGATAATAATGCGGCGAGTCACTGCTACCTTTGTCGGGTCAACCTCACCACGCTCCAGTAGTTTCGGCGCAAATGTCGGAATTGCCCAAGCTCCTAGAGGCGCAGTGACCAAAATTGACAGCGCCGCGATCGCCAGAATTGTTTCTCCTCCTTCGATCCCAGATGCTAACGGTAGTGCGCCGATTGCTGCCTGAACGGTTGCCTTAGCAGAATTACCAGGTAAGAGAAATAATCGCTCCCGCCAGTTCCAGTTGCTACCCAAGGTAGACAAGTACCATCCAATCGCCCGTCCGATTAGGGTTCCAATTATTAGAATCAGTAGCCCTGGAAGTAAAATTTTTCCTAACACTTGCAATTGAATGCTTGCCCCTAGCAAGACAAACAAGACAATTTCCGCTACCACCCATAAACTGTCAAACCCACTCCGCAATCGTCGCGCTAAAGGCGGATCGAATGCGATCGCAAAAAATCCGATTGCCATCACAGCCAAGTAGCCAGAGAAAATTGGCAATTTCTCTGCCGCTACCACGAGCAACAGAGCCAAACTTGCCGCTACCAACGTATCTTGTACCGCATTCTGCGTCCAGTTTTGCTTTGTTAGCAGAGATACCAAAAGCCGCGCCGTCAGCAGCCCTAGTACAACTCCCAGCACAATTTGGAAAATAATTTGTAACGGCAGCAGATGCAGCGCGCTTAAAGTTAAACCTCCCGGTAACTTTACACCTGCTGCACTCCCTTGGGAAAGGAATGTCAATAACAGGCTAAATACTAATAGCAGCAAAACATCTGACAAAGCGCTACCCGTCAAAATCGCATCGGGAATTCCTTTGTTTACGCCCCAACCAAGGCTTTTCAATCGCAACATTCCTGGCACGATGACAGCCGGAGACTCTGCCCCAATGATGCAACCCAGCATTAATCCAGTGAGAAAGTCAAACTGAAAAATTGTCATTGCAGCCAAAGCAACAGCTATTGCCTCACACGCCGCTGGTAAAAATCCCAATCGCAGTGCTACAGATCCCTGTCGGGCTAGCTTTTCCCGATCCAGCCCTAGCCCTGCCTTCATCAAAATCGCCATCACAGCGATCGTTCGCAGAGTGCCAGCTGCCTCCAGAACGCTAGGGCTAATTGCATTTGCCACCTGTGGACCTAAGAAAATCCCCACCAGCACCATGCCTACCAGCGCCGGAATTTTCAAGCGACGAGCAATTTGACCGCCAAAAAAGCCAAATAGCAAAATCCAGATAAAGCTCTCTAACATCGCGCAACTACGGGTTAGTTAACAGTTGAACCGTAACTCGCGTTGGAAAGTTAGATTGGCTAGCGATAGCCCTACCCTTCCGCCGCAAGCCGGAACAGTAGGAGCCATCAGCCTTCTGGTTGTCATGTCAATTTCCAGATGGCAGTTAAGGCGAGCCCCATCACCTCAGATTATTTTTACAATTGTAAAACCATCCGTGCCGTCCATAAGTATATCGAGACGATTGTGCCTCAAGCAAGTGTGGGATAAACAGCAATATCTTCCCAAGTTCAAGGTTCTGAGGTTAGGTCTGCCCTTTGAGCAGTAGTACCATTACGGGAATGTACCCAAATCCAATTGAAATAGCTCAGGACAAGCCTTAAAGTAACTTTCGTCTGCTCCCAGATTTGCCCAAACTTATTTTGTCGTCGATGCCATCGCCCTGTTTGCTGCCGGATGATACCATTATGCATAACTTTACAGCTTACTACCGCTTTTTTACAAGATAAAAAAATAAGTTTCTGTCTTTTTTAGAAACTTTAATAAACATGAAAATCACAATAAAAATAACTGTCTTGGGTAAGAAGTCGCTCTGTATGAAGAGTGACTTATTTATTGAAATTAAGTAAGCGTTAAAATATTTGCTACTAAAGTATGTTGATTAGCCTGACCGCCAATTGTGACTGAAAAATGACAAACATCTAACGGCTAGTAATAGATAATATGTAATTGACAATTGCTAGTATCGTTACCAGAGTAGAGAGCGATCGCCGCTCGATTACTCAACGCCTACGTAAAAAGCTAGAAAGAACGCACCCTGAAAGACCTGAGCAAAAGTTAGGTTAATGACACGATCGCATAAGGAGAACTATCATGGTTTGGGACAAAATAGATCGCTCTACACCAGACGAGCAAAGCAACAGTTCTAAAGCCCCCCAAGGTACACCTGGAGAAAGTTCTTACCATCCACCCATCGGCAAGCCACTGACGGATTGGGAGCAACCAGATTATGACGAACTCGATCTATGCATGGAAGTCACAACATATATTTACCAATGGCAACGATCGGGGCTGGGGTAAGAAGTCAGAAGTCGATTGACACTCCTCTAATCCCTTGTCTCTTTGTCTTCGCTCCTCCATGTCTAACATGAAAAACCACTCGCGACCGCATTTAGCCCAAGGTGTACGCTTGCAGTGGGACGAGTTAAGACAACAACATTTACTTCTGATGCCAGAAGGCGCGCTGATGTTAAATTCTACGGCGGCGGCTGTATTAGAGCTGTGCGATGGTAGGCGTACCATTGGGGCGATCGCGCAGCGGTTAAAAACACAATATCGAGGCGAGACACTAGAAGATGACGTGCGCCGCTTGCTGATTCGGCTCAGCGCGCGGGGACTATTAGTCGAGCGCGATTAATCGTGTCGATGCCAAGGAGAAGAATTAATGTCAGAATTCTTACCAGTCAAGACGACGGATAGACCTTTGACTCTGATTGCAGAGTTAACCTATCGCTGTCCCCTGAGTTGTCCCTACTGCTCTAATCCACTCAACTATCACGATAAACATTATCGTCAGGAACTTGCTACTGATGATTGGCTGCGGACGATCCGGCAAGCCCGAAACTTGGGTGTATGGCAATTGGGTTTTTCTGGTGGCGAACCACTGTTGAGACAGGATTTAGAGGTTTTAGTCAAAGCAGCCGCCCAAGTTGAACTTTATACGACTTTGGTTACTGCTGGTACGTTGTTGACATTAGAACGAGCTACGCAGCTTTGTCATGCCGGACTTAACCACATCCAAATTAGCATTCAAGATAGTCGCGCTGCCCAGTCTGACTATCTTGCTGGCATTCGTTGTTTCGAGCAAAAACTCGCTGCAGCACGAATTGTCAAAGATTTGGGTTTACCACTGACGCTGAACTTTGTCTTGCATCGGCAAAACATCGAGCGCCTGGAGGAGATGTTAGAGTTATGCGAGCAATTACAAGCAGATCGGGTAGAACTGGCACAGACTCAATACTACGGTTGGGCATTGCATAATCGTGCTGCTTTACTGCCAACACCCCAACAATTAGAACGAGCAGCGCAGATTGTAGCCGTGGCTAAAAAAAGCCGCATTTGCCCGATGGGAATTTTATATGTCATTCCCGACTATTACGAAGATTATCCCAAACCCTGTATGGGTGGTTGGGGTCGTCGGGCTTTGGTTGTGGCTCCCCACGGGGATGTCATGCCTTGTCAAGCCGCCAGTTCTATTCCTGAGATAGAATTTGCTAACGTCCGCGATCGCGATTTAGATTGGATTTGGTTTGAATCGCCTGCTTTCAATCGCTTTCGAGGAACCGACTGGATGAGCGAACCTTGTCGCAGTTGCGATCGCGCCCAAATTGACTTTGGTGGTTGCCGTTGCCAAGCACTACTGTTAACAAATAACGCTGCTGCAACCGATCCAGTCTGCCATTTATCACCCCATCATGACTTAGTAGTCACAGCCAGAGAAGAGGCATTAGAACAATCTCTGCCTTTGGTACATCGCTCGTCGGTTGCATCGCTCGGCGTAAAGGAGGCGTACCATAAGTAGTACCAGCCTCCCACATCAAAGCGCATAGCAAATTGTAAGCGAGTCAATAAACAGAAAGCTCTGTACGTACCATAGAGGGAGTTTTACAACGCAAAATATCCATTCCCAAAGTTGTGTTTAAATGTCGTAAATTTAGTTCAACACTCCAAGGTTCACCAGAAAGCCTGAGAACTTCAAGAGGAGAATATTTGGTTGTCTCCAATAAAGTAGTGATTAAACTCTCTCAGTGAGTGCGCAAGCCAGGCATGATAATCTAATAGTAAATTTCTCGCACACTCAAGGTGAAGGGCAAAGTCACAAAATTGACACTAATCAAACCTAAATGCTCTATCGGTGGTAGTTAGGATCGTTCTTATCTACAACCGGACGATCTGAAGCATCCAAATCTAGTTCTTCTCGCCGCACCGTTTCTTCGGCGTTGACCATTTCGCGATCGGTTTCCTTTCTAACTCTTACTTCTTCGCGTAAAACAGCTTCCTTACGAATGTCGGGAGTTTCTTCATAGATCTCCATACGTGCAGCTTCACCTTCGCGGAAGTTGGCTTCTCCTGGAGCTGCTGGTCTACCAGCATCATTTGGCGTGACGCGCTCGACCACGACTCGTTCTTTTTCTACTGGAACTGAAACTCTTTCTGTTTCAGTTTCAACGCGCTTGCCTACGGAAACTTCTCCGGCTTTACGACGGGTTTTATTCGCAATCAGCCTTTCTTCATACAGCTTGAGCGATTGACGATCTGGCTGGTTCATATCGTACAGATCTGGCTCTTGCTGATAGTTGTAAGTGCTGCGATCGGAATCAACTGTTTTTGCTGCTGGAGCTGTCGAACCTAATGCTGCTGATGATTCTAGGGGGCGATCGCGATAAACTCCCCGCACCCGTTCTTCGTATGCGTCATCAATTTTCAGATCGTCGCTAAACTCTGGTAAGCTTTCCGCTTGCTCTTTGGTAAAGCCGACCGCATAAACGTGTCGCTGGTTTTGGTCAATGCGAGAACGTCCCACTGGTAGCAATACCTGTTTACCAAAAATCCAAAAACCAGTGTCAACAACTAAATAACGAAAACGACCATCTTCATCGACCAAGATATTCTTGACAGTGCCGACTTTTTCATTATCTCTGTCTGAATAAACCTCGTAATCTTTGATATCGTCGCCGTCAAAAGAATCTCGATAATTAGTATCAAAGTCCTCAAGTTTGTGAAGAGCCATATTAATTCCTTCCATTTCATTTAAACTTATTAACCAGACTAAAACTTTATCTGGATAATGTATCTTGCTAGCGATAGAGATAAAATGTTTTCACTGATACAATTACTCTGCCTTTTGATGTAGCTACGTCCAATAAATGACAAGCTAACTAATAAACCAAATAGCTATCAATTTGCGATTGGATATAATTTATTGTTTCAAACTGAAGATAGAAAAAAATAAAAGCTAGGCTCTAGTAATACAGAAAATTAATCGAGTGGTTTGACGTTGCTAAGCAATAGCTGAACGCGATCGCGCCACTCAAAGCAGAGGAATTACACGCACAGGCGCGGGAGATCGTTCAGCCTGATTTCGAGCGATCGGTTTCCCTTGACACACTCTACGGACTTATCGCCATGTAAAATTCAATTAAGCAGCGATCGCCGCAATACACTCAATCTCTACCAACACATCTTTCGGCAACCGCGATACTTGCACGCAAGCACGCGCTGGGGCATTTGCTTCATCAAAATGTTGAGCATAAACCGCATTCATCGCCGCAAAATCATTCATATCTTTTAAGAATACGGTTGTCTTCACCACATCCTGAAACTTTGCTCCTGCTGCGGCGAGAATTGCCTCTAAATTTGCCATCACTTGCTTTGTCTGGGCGGTGACATTCCCCGTACCGATAATTTCCCCACTCTGAGGATCGAGGGGAATTTGCCCAGCGACAAATACCATTTGTCCGCTAGCCGCGATCGCTTGATTATATGGTCCCACGGGTGCGGGTGCGGCATCGGTACGGATGATTTTGCGAGTCATAAGTAAGTCAAAAGTCAAAAGTTAAATGTCAAAATGTCTGGGGCTGATGATGCCAGCTAAATGCATGACAGTCTAGATTGGCGTAAGGTTGGCTGTACTTGTAGAAGTTTGTTCGCCAAATATCACAGTAGAACAACAACTATGTTAAGTAAACCCTACTCACTCGTTAACAAGGGACGAATATTGTAATGACGGTAACGCCAATAATCGCGCAAGATGCGATCGTGATCGAAGCATAAGTTCGTAGGGACTTGCCAAGATTCAAAAATGCCAACACCCTTAGCATCATCTCCAGCTTTGGGTTCGCCTGTTGCCGTAGCAATGAATACTACGCTTAACGTATGCTGGCGCGGATCGCGGTTGGGATCGGAATAAACGTGAAACTGTTCGATTAATTCTACCTGCAAGCCAATTTCTTCTTCAGCTTCTCGACGTGCGGCTAGTTCTGCTAACTCCCCATAATCGATAAAACCGCCAGGGATCGCCCAACCGTAAGGAGGATTATGGCGCTCGATTAAGACGATCGGTCGCTGCGGTCGGTCAATTAATTCAATAATGATGTCAACTGTCGGGACGGGATTGCGGTAAGCCATAAATAATTGGTTTTGCTTCTTAGTGCAAAGCTTGTTATAATCATGAAGCCATGTCACCAGGAGAGGTGGCTGAGTGGTCGAAAGCGGCAGATTGCTAATCTGTTGATGGACTCGTAAGACCCATCCGAGGGTTCGAATCCCTCCCTCTCCGTTTTAAGAATTTACCAGATTTCTGCTGTGGGTGAATTGCACCTCATCAACCCATAGCTGAAAGAGAATTGTGGCGATCGCCAATCGCCTCGTTCCTCTATCATTTGGCAAAAATTATTGCGATCGCGGAACTTTATTGCTGAAGAAAATATCTCCGCCATTGGGTAGGTGTAATTAGATCCAGTTTTCTACCCAGTTATGCAAGAATAATCTGCATTAATTTTCAATCGCACAGACGATAAACAACTCTATGAAAACGACCGATCCTGTTTTGGTGAAACGCTTATCAGGTACTCTTGCCCTAGCTACTGCTACTCTCTCGCTCGGTTTTTTGGCTGCGGCTTGTCAACAAACCACAACAACAAGCAGCACGCCCCAAACCACAACTGCCGATTCTGCTCCGGCAACAACTCCGGTTGCAACAGATGTACAAGCTAGCACGCAAGCACTAAAGCTTGGCTCTCTTCTCCCCGCCACGGGCGATTTAGGTCCCATCGGACAACAAATGTCGGGTGCTGTTCCCTTAGTCATCGAGACAGTCAATGCTTGCGGTGGTGTTAATGGCGCTCCTGTCTCCTTAGTGGCAGAAGATGACGAAACCGATCCGCGTAAGGGTGCGGCAGCGATGACGAAACTAGCAAACGTCGATCGCGTAGCAGGTGTAGTTGGTTCTTTTGCCAGTAGCGTTTCTAGCGCGGCTGTACCGATCGCCGTGCGCAACAAGGTGATGCTGATCTCGCCTGGTAGTACGAGCCCTGTCTTTACAGATAGAGCCAAAAAAGGTGAATTTAAAGGCTTTTGGGCGCGGACAGCTCCCCCCGATACCTACCAAGCCGAAGCCCTAGCTCAATTAGCGAAAAAACGAGGTTTTAATCAAGTCTCGACTGTAGTAATCAATAACGACTACGGTGTAGGTTTTGAAAAAGCTTTTGTCCAAACTTTTAAAAAACTTGGTGGAACTGTCGTTAACGAAGGTAGACCGACTCGTTACGATCCCAAAGCAACAACCTTTGAAACTGAAGCCGCTGCTGCTTTCGCTGGCAAACCCCAGGCAGTGATTGCCGTGATGTACGAAGAAACAGGTAGCATCTTACTGAAATCTGCCTACGAGCAAGGATTAATGCAGGGAGTACAGGTGATGCTCACTGACGGAGTGAAATCCGCCACCTTCCCTGGAAAAGTTGGCAAGAAAGATGACGGTAAATATATTGTCACTGGGGCGATTGGGACTGTGCCAGGTGCAGATGGCAAAGCACTGACAGCGTTAACCCAATTGTGGAAACAAAAGAAAAATCAGGCAGTTGGGGAATACGTCCCTCAAGCTTGGGATGCGACAGCACTACTCGTCCTCGCCGCCCAAGCAGCCAAGGCAAATACTGGCGAAGCAATTGCCAGTAAACTACGAGAAGTTTCTAACGCTCCAGGGACGGCAGTTACTGACGTATGCAAAGGTTTAGAGTTATTACGCAAAGGTCAAGATATCAATTATCAAGGCGCTAGCGGTAACGTCGATGTCGATGCTAACGGTGATGTTGTCGGAGTCTATGACGTTTGGACGGTCAAAGACGACGGTACTCTCGGTACGATTGGTAAAATTAGCCCGAAATAATTCAGAGCTCGGTTAACGATGACCGATGTAGAGACGTTACATGTAACGTCTCTACATGTAATGTCTCTACTATTTTTAGAAGCCAGGGAAGTTATAGCCGACTCCTAGTAATAGACCGATAGAAGTTTCCTCAAAAAAGGCAACGTTTACCCCAGCCGTAGCAGTAAATTGATTAGTCAGGGGAAAATCTACCCCACCAGTAAGCAAGAAGTCGGTTTGACTGTCATCGCCAGAGGCGATCGCAACTCCCCCACCTATGTAAGGTGATATTGGTAGCGCAGCATCTATGACATCAACTCCTGGTAAAGAAATATCGTAAGTTAGGGGAATCAGAAAAACCGTATCTCCCCCAAAGACGGCAGATGGACGCACTGAGAAGTTACTAGGCAGCCCAATTTTGCTAATCACGGCAAAGTTAGAGTCGCCTAAATCCGTGT
This window of the Chroococcidiopsis thermalis PCC 7203 genome carries:
- a CDS encoding allophycocyanin subunit alpha apoprotein produces the protein MSIVKKLIVNADAETRYPTPGELEQIKILAQSGDRRLRLAQALTANREGIIKQAGSQLFQRRPDIVSPGGNAYGREMTATCLRDMDYYLRLITYAIVAGDATPIEEIGVIGVRQMYRSLGTPIEAVVESVRAMKNVTSTMMSGEDAGEVGAYFDYLIGAMQ
- a CDS encoding chlorophyll a/b-binding protein — translated: MSANTNLTSSSLKDRNAWLWGFTPQSEIWNGRLAMIGFLSVILIEVFSSQGFLHFWNLL
- a CDS encoding NblA/ycf18 family protein, with the protein product MQHWLTVFTLNWVREAAMDRTSELTLEQEFSFRSFADRVRQMSREQAQELSILQYKHMIIQNMIYKGILKKDWQIEQDFGLLKTKK
- a CDS encoding fasciclin domain-containing protein, coding for MKVQNRTHTMKKLAGLAAGLMILPVIAACEPQQTAQNPPTATEPSPGATTSPIEPTPGTTPRTTTPPAGQAEADDNHVVDVVQANPSLKTLASVIDETDANEVLELQGPYTVFAPSDAAFNALPAETRQRLLQPENRQQLAQILFYHVVPGQVSANQLQSGDVKTVEGANVNVQVDQTANSVKVNDATVTQADIPASNGVVHIVDRIILPPNFNI
- a CDS encoding cation:proton antiporter: MLESFIWILLFGFFGGQIARRLKIPALVGMVLVGIFLGPQVANAISPSVLEAAGTLRTIAVMAILMKAGLGLDREKLARQGSVALRLGFLPAACEAIAVALAAMTIFQFDFLTGLMLGCIIGAESPAVIVPGMLRLKSLGWGVNKGIPDAILTGSALSDVLLLLVFSLLLTFLSQGSAAGVKLPGGLTLSALHLLPLQIIFQIVLGVVLGLLTARLLVSLLTKQNWTQNAVQDTLVAASLALLLVVAAEKLPIFSGYLAVMAIGFFAIAFDPPLARRLRSGFDSLWVVAEIVLFVLLGASIQLQVLGKILLPGLLILIIGTLIGRAIGWYLSTLGSNWNWRERLFLLPGNSAKATVQAAIGALPLASGIEGGETILAIAALSILVTAPLGAWAIPTFAPKLLERGEVDPTKVAVTRRIIILAVVDTSPLAAQVLTKAAELARRSDSEAIVLHVIRRQDSQKVALLKEKAQRLLADIRHQFITLEGSVPETIVRVAREYGVAEIVIGKRGHRAWDEVLVGSVSQAVLESSPIPVIVVEDNQFVG
- the pqqA gene encoding pyrroloquinoline quinone precursor peptide PqqA, producing MVWDKIDRSTPDEQSNSSKAPQGTPGESSYHPPIGKPLTDWEQPDYDELDLCMEVTTYIYQWQRSGLG
- the pqqD gene encoding pyrroloquinoline quinone biosynthesis peptide chaperone PqqD, yielding MSNMKNHSRPHLAQGVRLQWDELRQQHLLLMPEGALMLNSTAAAVLELCDGRRTIGAIAQRLKTQYRGETLEDDVRRLLIRLSARGLLVERD
- the pqqE gene encoding pyrroloquinoline quinone biosynthesis protein PqqE; translated protein: MSEFLPVKTTDRPLTLIAELTYRCPLSCPYCSNPLNYHDKHYRQELATDDWLRTIRQARNLGVWQLGFSGGEPLLRQDLEVLVKAAAQVELYTTLVTAGTLLTLERATQLCHAGLNHIQISIQDSRAAQSDYLAGIRCFEQKLAAARIVKDLGLPLTLNFVLHRQNIERLEEMLELCEQLQADRVELAQTQYYGWALHNRAALLPTPQQLERAAQIVAVAKKSRICPMGILYVIPDYYEDYPKPCMGGWGRRALVVAPHGDVMPCQAASSIPEIEFANVRDRDLDWIWFESPAFNRFRGTDWMSEPCRSCDRAQIDFGGCRCQALLLTNNAAATDPVCHLSPHHDLVVTAREEALEQSLPLVHRSSVASLGVKEAYHK